A section of the Bacillus sp. HSf4 genome encodes:
- a CDS encoding low molecular weight protein-tyrosine-phosphatase, producing MIKVLFVCLGNICRSPMAEAVFHDMLRKNGLDGKIEADSAGTGNWHVGKPPHEGTRTLLAEKKISCEELYARQVTAKDLKEFDYIIAMDAENAGNVRSLAGYQQKAVIRRLLDYVDDCPTDDVPDPYYTGNFEEVYELVAEGCRQLLKDIQKTHNL from the coding sequence ATGATCAAAGTTTTATTTGTCTGCCTCGGCAACATTTGCCGTTCGCCGATGGCGGAAGCGGTATTTCATGACATGCTCAGGAAAAACGGGCTGGATGGCAAGATTGAAGCTGATTCAGCCGGCACCGGAAATTGGCATGTCGGCAAACCGCCACATGAAGGCACAAGGACATTGCTGGCCGAAAAAAAGATCAGCTGTGAAGAATTGTACGCAAGGCAGGTCACTGCGAAGGATCTGAAAGAATTCGACTACATCATCGCCATGGATGCGGAAAATGCCGGGAATGTCAGAAGCCTGGCGGGATATCAGCAAAAGGCCGTCATCCGGCGTCTGCTTGATTATGTTGATGACTGTCCGACGGATGATGTCCCTGATCCATACTATACGGGGAATTTTGAAGAGGTGTACGAACTCGTGGCAGAAGGCTGCCGCCAATTGCTGAAAGACATTCAAAAGACACACAATTTATAA
- a CDS encoding sodium:alanine symporter family protein — translation MNGFLWGPPLLILIVGTGVYLTFRLSFLQIRLLPYSLKLAFSKNQDKSSEGDISHFQALMTALAATVGTGNIVGVASAVIAGGPGAVFWMWLAAFFGMATKYAEAVLAVRFRVKDKNGEMSGGPMYYLEHGLKQKWLGVLFAIFGALAAFGIGNMVQANSVSGVMKSTFSVPVWITGIIVTVFTALVILGGIKSIGKVTSVFVPIMALFYVIAGLIILVTNFELVPGAIGLIFSDAFTGQAVAGGAIGTVIRWGVARGVFSNEAGLGSAPIAAAAAKTDMPARQALVSMTQVFIDTLVVCSITGISIVMGKMYLSEQNDALTSMTFEHFLGPAGSTIVAIGLLLFAYSTILGWSYYGEKCFTYLLNEKYAIYYRIIFVIAVFFGAIFKDNFVWALADMLNGLMAIPNLIGLLGLTGVVIYESKQILGKIKAEKQEKEKSLSV, via the coding sequence ATGAATGGTTTTTTATGGGGGCCGCCGCTGTTGATTCTCATCGTCGGCACAGGTGTTTACTTGACATTCAGGCTCAGCTTTTTGCAAATCAGACTTTTGCCTTATTCTTTAAAGCTGGCCTTTAGCAAAAATCAGGATAAATCTTCAGAAGGAGACATCTCTCATTTTCAGGCGTTGATGACCGCACTGGCCGCCACTGTCGGCACGGGAAATATCGTCGGGGTCGCTTCAGCTGTTATCGCCGGGGGCCCGGGCGCCGTGTTTTGGATGTGGCTGGCCGCTTTTTTTGGAATGGCGACGAAATATGCCGAAGCCGTGCTCGCCGTCAGATTCCGCGTAAAAGACAAAAACGGCGAAATGTCAGGGGGCCCGATGTACTATCTGGAACACGGGCTTAAGCAAAAATGGCTCGGTGTTTTATTTGCTATTTTCGGGGCCTTGGCTGCCTTCGGAATAGGCAATATGGTTCAGGCGAACTCTGTATCGGGAGTCATGAAATCAACGTTTTCCGTTCCTGTCTGGATCACGGGTATCATTGTCACCGTTTTTACAGCGCTTGTCATTCTCGGAGGGATCAAGAGCATCGGAAAAGTCACCTCCGTATTTGTTCCGATTATGGCCTTATTTTATGTGATCGCCGGGCTGATCATTCTTGTGACAAACTTTGAGCTTGTCCCCGGCGCCATCGGCTTAATTTTTTCCGACGCCTTTACCGGTCAGGCCGTGGCCGGAGGAGCCATCGGAACCGTCATCCGCTGGGGCGTTGCCAGAGGAGTGTTCTCAAACGAAGCCGGGCTCGGTTCAGCGCCGATCGCTGCCGCGGCTGCGAAAACCGATATGCCGGCACGGCAGGCGCTCGTTTCGATGACTCAGGTTTTCATTGATACACTGGTCGTCTGTTCTATTACGGGTATTTCGATCGTCATGGGTAAAATGTATTTGTCAGAGCAGAATGATGCGCTGACATCGATGACATTTGAACATTTTCTCGGTCCCGCCGGCTCCACGATTGTCGCCATCGGCCTGCTTCTGTTCGCCTATTCGACCATTTTGGGCTGGTCCTACTACGGAGAAAAATGCTTCACTTACCTGCTCAATGAAAAGTATGCGATTTACTACCGCATCATCTTTGTCATCGCCGTCTTTTTCGGAGCGATCTTTAAGGATAATTTCGTGTGGGCGCTCGCGGATATGCTGAACGGCCTGATGGCGATTCCAAACTTAATCGGCCTCCTCGGCTTAACAGGCGTCGTCATCTATGAGTCAAAACAGATTCTTGGAAAAATCAAAGCGGAAAAACAAGAAAAAGAAAAGTCCCTTTCCGTTTGA
- a CDS encoding YhjD/YihY/BrkB family envelope integrity protein: protein MFGFLKELVWRYYLHEGPSKSAELAYFFLLSLFPFMIFLLTLIGYLPIKTGDVIGLIEQYAPENTMSVIKETLHTGNRGLLSFGIIAALWSASNGLNAIVRAFNHAYEVEENRSFIMVRLTSILLTAAMVFTILIALLLPVFGRAIGHFIANLDGTPEMFLTAWSALRWGISPLILLIVFTALYYFAPNKRLSFKYVFPGAAAATVGWILVSVVFSYYVNEFANYSATYGSLGGIIALMIWFYLSGMMIIVGGEINALLHKRKIIPDENPRELSNLKKNE, encoded by the coding sequence ATGTTCGGCTTTTTAAAAGAGCTTGTGTGGCGCTACTATCTCCATGAAGGGCCGAGCAAATCGGCGGAACTTGCCTACTTTTTTCTCCTGTCCCTGTTCCCGTTTATGATTTTTTTATTGACATTGATCGGCTATCTGCCAATCAAAACGGGGGATGTCATCGGGCTGATCGAGCAGTATGCACCTGAGAATACGATGTCTGTCATCAAAGAAACGTTACATACAGGCAACAGGGGGCTGCTTTCTTTCGGGATCATCGCCGCGCTCTGGTCTGCATCAAACGGATTGAACGCGATTGTCAGGGCCTTCAACCATGCATATGAAGTCGAGGAAAACCGCTCATTTATTATGGTCCGGCTGACGTCTATTCTTCTGACCGCCGCGATGGTCTTCACGATTTTAATCGCGCTGCTTCTTCCGGTATTCGGCAGGGCGATCGGCCATTTTATCGCCAATCTCGACGGAACGCCTGAGATGTTTTTGACAGCCTGGTCGGCGCTTCGCTGGGGGATCAGTCCGCTGATATTGCTGATTGTCTTTACGGCTTTATACTATTTTGCCCCGAATAAACGGCTTTCGTTCAAATATGTGTTTCCCGGGGCCGCGGCGGCAACCGTCGGCTGGATTCTCGTCAGTGTCGTGTTTTCTTACTATGTCAACGAATTCGCCAACTACAGTGCCACATACGGGAGCCTCGGCGGCATCATCGCTTTAATGATCTGGTTCTACTTAAGCGGTATGATGATTATAGTAGGAGGGGAAATCAACGCCCTTTTACATAAACGTAAAATCATTCCTGATGAAAATCCGCGAGAATTGAGCAATCTAAAAAAGAACGAGTGA
- a CDS encoding type 1 glutamine amidotransferase domain-containing protein gives MSKKIAVVLTDYFEDSEYTEPAKAFKDAGHQLTVIEKETGKTLKGKQGEAQVETDVSIDEVSPADFDALLIPGGFSPDILRADQRFVSFAKAFMDDKKPVFAICHGPQLLITAKALDGRSATGYTSIQVDLENAGVKFKDEEVVVCQNQLVTSRTPDDIPAFTRESLKLLG, from the coding sequence ATGAGCAAAAAAATTGCAGTTGTTCTGACAGATTACTTTGAGGATTCGGAGTATACCGAGCCTGCGAAAGCGTTCAAAGACGCCGGACACCAGCTTACGGTTATTGAAAAAGAGACAGGCAAAACGCTGAAAGGCAAGCAAGGCGAGGCGCAAGTGGAAACAGATGTGTCCATTGATGAAGTCAGCCCTGCTGATTTTGACGCATTGTTGATTCCGGGCGGATTTTCGCCGGATATTCTCAGAGCCGACCAGCGTTTCGTATCGTTTGCGAAAGCCTTTATGGATGACAAAAAACCGGTGTTTGCGATCTGTCACGGGCCTCAGCTTTTAATCACCGCCAAGGCTCTGGACGGGCGCAGTGCGACAGGCTACACATCGATTCAAGTCGATTTGGAAAACGCCGGGGTTAAATTTAAAGACGAGGAAGTTGTCGTCTGCCAAAATCAGCTTGTCACAAGCCGGACGCCTGACGACATCCCTGCTTTTACACGCGAATCTTTGAAGCTGCTCGGCTGA
- a CDS encoding DUF1128 domain-containing protein: MSDQKTAELNKMIEEISQKLNMLNIGVIKAEDFSNEKLEDLEYLHQMVMKKKSFSPSEMQAIAEELAALRK; encoded by the coding sequence TTGTCTGATCAGAAAACAGCCGAGCTGAACAAAATGATCGAAGAGATCTCCCAAAAATTAAACATGCTGAACATCGGCGTGATCAAAGCGGAAGACTTTAGCAACGAAAAGCTTGAAGATCTTGAATATCTCCATCAAATGGTGATGAAAAAGAAATCTTTCAGCCCGAGTGAAATGCAGGCGATCGCAGAGGAACTCGCTGCACTCCGAAAATAA